The following proteins are encoded in a genomic region of Musa acuminata AAA Group cultivar baxijiao chromosome BXJ2-11, Cavendish_Baxijiao_AAA, whole genome shotgun sequence:
- the LOC135627260 gene encoding beta-carotene isomerase D27, chloroplastic-like, producing MREDFQQRYGYTGNFMSSIFRKQKGSAGSVGYRMFVSNPMNALLVSVSPSLSLSSPPPLPRHERVHGIPRFRILCSPAGSQRIDMPKSEYKPGPFDALLLQFFRKKMVQEVGWDSEKPGYVGLIEVANHLMIKGKTISETERSAVRVLVSLFPPLLLDLFKMLIAPINGGKVASMMLARATAMLCQWLMGPCSVNSVDLADGSSCSSGVFVERCKYLEESKCLGVCVNTCKLPTQTFFRDYMGVPLYMEPNFSDYSCQFNFGVPPPPPASDKALQEPCLAICPNASRRRELSGREIEQCPKV from the exons ATGAGAGAGGATTTCCAACAAAGGTATGGGTACACTGGTAATTTCATGTCGTCGATTTTTCGCAAACAAAAAGGGTCCGCTGGTTCCGTTGGCTACCGGATGTTCGTCTCCAATCCAATGAATGCTCTGTTGGTGTCcgtctctccttctctctccctctcctcgccACCGCCTCTTCCTCGCCATGAACGGGTCCACGGAATCCCTAGATTCCGGATTCTATGTTCTCCAGCTGGTTCTCAGCGG ATTGACATGCCCAAGTCCGAGTACAAGCCCGGTCCCTTTGATGCTCTGCTCCTTCAGTTTTTCAGGAAGAAAATGGTGCAG GAGGTTGGATGGGATTCAGAGAAGCCTGGGTATGTTGGACTTATTGAAGTTGCAAATCATCTTATGATTAAGGGAAAAACCATCTCAGAGACTGAGCGATCAGCG GTTCGGGTTCTTGTATCTTTGTTTCCCCCACTCTTGCTTGATCTGTTTAAGATGCTTATAGCACCAATTAATGGTGGGAAAGTAGCTTCCATGATGCTTG CAAGAGCAACTGCAATGTTATGTCAATGGCTGATGGGCCCTTGTTCAGTTAATTCTGTTGATCTTGCTGATGGGTCCTCCTGCAGTAGTGGG GTCTTTGTGGAAAGATGCAAGTATCTTGAAGAAAGTAAATGTCTGGGAGTCTGTGTCAACACATGCAAACTACCAACACAG ACTTTCTTCAGAGACTATATGGGAGTCCCTCTATATATGGAGCCAAATTTTAGTGACTATAGCTGTCAG TTCAATTTTGGggttcctcctccaccacctgctAGTGATAAAGCCCTCCAAGAGCCTTGCTTGGCAATATGCCCGAATGCCAGCCGCCGCAGAGAGCTTAGTGGCAGGGAAATTGAGCAATGCCCCAAAGTGTAA
- the LOC135583039 gene encoding AP2-like ethylene-responsive transcription factor AIL7 isoform X1, translating into MLRVTLQSEGEERGLETGHNWISYGLPPMEMLLRPCGFDLQASSDNDCAVAYNYQYFLPPPPAPASTELKLEDLLGGDSGAHCSETLTVDGQDTSSVSTVLIQDLRAVDDSSSAPSTGLENTLVPPPQPPAAGHRTSVYRGVTRHRWTGRYEAHLWDNTCKREGQKRKGRQVYLGGYDREEKAARAYDLAALKYWGPTATTNFPVSCYSREIEEMKCMTKQEFIASIRRKSSGFSRGASIYRGVTRHHQHGRWQARIGRVAGNKDLYLGTFDSSIATEEEAAEAYDVAAIKFRGANAVTNFELSRYDVEAIANTELPIGASAKRIKQSLQSDQDQLPLDKSDKGQHLNFVPATLFHNLMQFHGPSGFSPCLSYCSFIENDFDECDQNNYLLAAKDQHKNQYHNQQDLGSGILQLTHLPSQ; encoded by the exons ATGTTAAGAGTTACTCTGCAGAGCGAGGGGGAAGAGAGAGGATTAGAGACGGGCCACAACTGGATCTCCTACGGGCTGCCGCCGATGGAGATGCTTCTTCGCCCCTGCGGATTCGATCTGCAGGCCTCCTCCGATAACGACTGCGCCGTCGCCTACAACTACCAGTACTTCCTCCCTCCGCCTCCCGCGCCTGCGTCTACGGAGCTGAAGCTGGAGGATCTCCTCGGCGGGGACAGCGGCGCGCATTGCTCTGAGACCCTGACCGTCGACGGCCAGGACACGTCGTCCGTCAGCACCGTCCTCATCCAGGATCTCCGCGCGGTCGACGACTCCTCGTCGGCGCCATCTACGGGGCTGGAGAATacgctggtgccgccgccgcAGCCGCCGGCAGCTGGTCACAGGACGTCGGTGTACAGAGGAGTGACCAG GCACAGGTGGACCGGAAGGTATGAGGCGCACTTGTGGGATAACACGTGCAAGAGGGAGGGCCAGAAGCGCAAGGGGCGCCAAG TGTATTTGG GTGGATACGACAGAGAAGAAAAAGCAGCAAGGGCTTATGATCTTGCAGCTTTAAAGTATTGGGGTCCTACTGCCACAACCAACTTCCCG GTAAGCTGTTATAGTAGGGAGATTGAGGAGATGAAGTGCATGACTAAGCAAGAGTTTATTGCATCAATAAGAAG AAAAAGCAGTGGATTCTCTAGGGGTGCTTCCATCTACAGAGGGGTGACAAG GCATCATCAACATGGTCGGTGGCAGGCAAGGATAGGCCGTGTTGCAGGCAACAAGGATCTTTACCTCGGAACATTTG ATTCGTCGATAGCAACCGAGGAAGAAGCAGCTGAAGCATATGACGTAGCGGCGATCAAGTTTCGCGGTGCAAATGCTGTTACCAACTTTGAGCTCAGCAGATATGATGTGGAAGCTATCGCAAACACCGAGCTACCGATCGGAGCATCAGCTAAACGAATCAAACAGTCCCTCCAATCTGACCAAGATCAACTCCCTCTTGACAAATCAGACAAAGGACAGCATCTCAACTTTGTGCCAGCAACTCTCTTCCACAACCTTATGCAGTTTCATGGTCCTTCTGGCTTCTCGCCTTGTCTGTCCTACTGCAGTTTCATAGAGAATGACTTCGATGAATGCGATCAAAACAATTATCTCTTGGCGGCCAAAGATCAACACAAAAACCAATATCACAATCAGCAAGATTTGGGGAGTGGCATCCTCCAATTGACACACCTTCCATCTCAGTGA
- the LOC135583039 gene encoding AP2-like ethylene-responsive transcription factor AIL7 isoform X2, producing the protein MLRVTLQSEGEERGLETGHNWISYGLPPMEMLLRPCGFDLQASSDNDCAVAYNYQYFLPPPPAPASTELKLEDLLGGDSGAHCSETLTVDGQDTSSVSTVLIQDLRAVDDSSSAPSTGLENTLVPPPQPPAAGHRTSVYRGVTRHRWTGRYEAHLWDNTCKREGQKRKGRQVYLGGYDREEKAARAYDLAALKYWGPTATTNFPVSCYSREIEEMKCMTKQEFIASIRRKSSGFSRGASIYRGVTRHHQHGRWQARIGRVAGNKDLYLGTFATEEEAAEAYDVAAIKFRGANAVTNFELSRYDVEAIANTELPIGASAKRIKQSLQSDQDQLPLDKSDKGQHLNFVPATLFHNLMQFHGPSGFSPCLSYCSFIENDFDECDQNNYLLAAKDQHKNQYHNQQDLGSGILQLTHLPSQ; encoded by the exons ATGTTAAGAGTTACTCTGCAGAGCGAGGGGGAAGAGAGAGGATTAGAGACGGGCCACAACTGGATCTCCTACGGGCTGCCGCCGATGGAGATGCTTCTTCGCCCCTGCGGATTCGATCTGCAGGCCTCCTCCGATAACGACTGCGCCGTCGCCTACAACTACCAGTACTTCCTCCCTCCGCCTCCCGCGCCTGCGTCTACGGAGCTGAAGCTGGAGGATCTCCTCGGCGGGGACAGCGGCGCGCATTGCTCTGAGACCCTGACCGTCGACGGCCAGGACACGTCGTCCGTCAGCACCGTCCTCATCCAGGATCTCCGCGCGGTCGACGACTCCTCGTCGGCGCCATCTACGGGGCTGGAGAATacgctggtgccgccgccgcAGCCGCCGGCAGCTGGTCACAGGACGTCGGTGTACAGAGGAGTGACCAG GCACAGGTGGACCGGAAGGTATGAGGCGCACTTGTGGGATAACACGTGCAAGAGGGAGGGCCAGAAGCGCAAGGGGCGCCAAG TGTATTTGG GTGGATACGACAGAGAAGAAAAAGCAGCAAGGGCTTATGATCTTGCAGCTTTAAAGTATTGGGGTCCTACTGCCACAACCAACTTCCCG GTAAGCTGTTATAGTAGGGAGATTGAGGAGATGAAGTGCATGACTAAGCAAGAGTTTATTGCATCAATAAGAAG AAAAAGCAGTGGATTCTCTAGGGGTGCTTCCATCTACAGAGGGGTGACAAG GCATCATCAACATGGTCGGTGGCAGGCAAGGATAGGCCGTGTTGCAGGCAACAAGGATCTTTACCTCGGAACATTTG CAACCGAGGAAGAAGCAGCTGAAGCATATGACGTAGCGGCGATCAAGTTTCGCGGTGCAAATGCTGTTACCAACTTTGAGCTCAGCAGATATGATGTGGAAGCTATCGCAAACACCGAGCTACCGATCGGAGCATCAGCTAAACGAATCAAACAGTCCCTCCAATCTGACCAAGATCAACTCCCTCTTGACAAATCAGACAAAGGACAGCATCTCAACTTTGTGCCAGCAACTCTCTTCCACAACCTTATGCAGTTTCATGGTCCTTCTGGCTTCTCGCCTTGTCTGTCCTACTGCAGTTTCATAGAGAATGACTTCGATGAATGCGATCAAAACAATTATCTCTTGGCGGCCAAAGATCAACACAAAAACCAATATCACAATCAGCAAGATTTGGGGAGTGGCATCCTCCAATTGACACACCTTCCATCTCAGTGA
- the LOC135626347 gene encoding calvin cycle protein CP12-1, chloroplastic-like — protein MATVLAGISISIPRVLVSTKAELPKPPLSRTRLLPWTSGHRVNSRRAGLVASAPSTPPNISEKVAESIKNAEATCAEDAASGECAAAWDEVEELSAAASHARDKLKVDDPLESFCKDSPDNEECRTYED, from the coding sequence ATGGCAACGGTATTGGCTGGCATCAGCATCTCCATCCCAAGAGTCCTCGTCTCCACGAAGGCAGAGCTCCCCAAGCCGCCATTGTCCCGCACGAGGCTCCTCCCATGGACCAGCGGCCACCGAGTGAACTCCCGCCGTGCGGGTCTCGTCGCCAGCGCGCCCTCGACGCCACCCAACATCTCGGAGAAGGTGGCGGAAAGCATAAAGAACGCAGAGGCGACGTGCGCGGAAGATGCCGCCAGCGGAGAGTGCGCCGCGGCGTGGGATGAGGTCGAGGAGCTGAGCGCGGCGGCCAGCCACGCCAGGGACAAGCTCAAGGTCGACGACCCCCTCGAGAGCTTCTGCAAGGACAGCCCTGATAACGAGGAGTGCCGCACCTACGAggattag
- the LOC103971307 gene encoding phospholipase A1 PLIP2, chloroplastic — protein sequence MDGLRLMKGVPRLEIAVRRDVELYGRRLPAKVGALARGGSAMETSSASDPPSVSSRQSYVFPLRMMRLWPGGRGGLMEKGSEEAGAEDEEKREEAEEDEEAEEGAVLGEKRGNWVQNILRVGSIWPRKEAAAATDNREEAAVVEEGDVCVGAGCAHGFEGCVVGGEEAERMAFDRESFSRLLRRVTLAEARLFGKMAYLCSLAYITPNIKPKGLLKRYALRFVTSSFDQRGKSSASDKKQTPVQDQELEEISQAEGSNETRQNSSERKENGTGINDFVAYRIAASAASYLQSKTLGILPFNSAKSETNKDPTEESGENEEKGTIKSLKEMSFVATTNSVTAVVAGKEEMKDAVAKDLNSAKNSPCEWYICDDDSSSTRYFVIQGSESLASWQANLLFEPIQFEGLDVLVHRGIYEVAKGMYQQMLPEIKAHLESHGDSATLRFTGHSLGGSLALLLNLMLIIRGEAPASSLLPVITFGSPSIMCGGDSLLHKLGLTRSHVQAITMHRDIVPRAFSCHYPDHVAKILKAVNHNFRRHPCLMKQKLLYAPMGRLLILQPEDEFSPHHHLLPPGSGLYIFGNSSTDSDDSERLLQAARSAFINSPHPLEILSDRTAYGSEGAVSRDHDMRSYLTSVRAVIHHELILIRKVKRERCRRKVWWPLLIAVGSDTTKRHSGFSSFFLGERNQ from the exons ATGGACGGTCTGAGGTTGATGAAGGGTGTACCTCGGCTTGAAATCGCCGTCCGCCGCGACGTTGAGCTTTACGGCCGTCGCCTGCCTGCGAAAGTCGGCGCCTTGGCCCGCGGCGGGAGTGCTATGGAGACGTCGTCGGCTTCGGATCCGCCGTCGGTGTCATCAAGACAGTCGTATGTTTTTCCGCTGCGGATGATGCGGCTGTGGCCGGGCGGTAGAGGAGGACTGATGGAGAAGGGGAGCGAGGAAGCGGGCGCCGAGGACgaggagaagagggaagaggCGGAGGAAGACGAGGAGGCAGAAGAGGGAGCGGTCTTGGGGGAAAAGAGGGGGAATTGGGTGCAGAATATACTAAGAGTGGGATCGATATGGCCGAGGAAAGAGGCGGCTGCAGCGACCGACAACCGGGAGGAGGCGGCGGTGGTGGAGGAGGGCGATGTGTGCGTCGGGGCAGGCTGCGCCCATGGCTTCGAAGGGTGTGTGGTTGGTGGCGAAGAGGCGGAGAGGATGGCGTTCGATAGGGAGTCGTTCTCTCGGTTGCTCCGAAGGGTGACACTGGCGGAGGCGCGGCTGTTCGGCAAGATGGCTTACCTCTGCAGCCTCGCCTACATCACTCCAAATATCAAG CCAAAAGGCCTCCTTAAGCGCTATGCTTTGCGGTTCGTTACCTCTTCATTTGATCAAAGAGGGAAGTCTTCAGCTTCTGATAAAAAGCAGACTCCAGTTCAGGATCAAGAACTCGAGGAGATCAGTCAAGCAGAAGGGAGCAATGAAACGAGGCAAAATAGTAGTGAAAGGAAGGAAAATGGTACTGGTATAAATGATTTTGTGGCTTATCGAATTGCAGCTTCTGCTGCCTCCTACTTGCAGTCCAAGACACTGGGCATTCTTCCCTTCAATTCTGCTAAATCGGAAACGAACAAGGATCCAACTGAGGAAAGtggagaaaatgaagaaaaaggtACAATTAAGAGTCTCAAGGAGATGTCCTTTGTGGCCACTACAAATTCAGTAACCGCCGTGGTTGCTGGGAAGGAAGAGATGAAAGATGCCGTTGCAAAGGACTTGAACTCGGCGAAGAATTCACCTTGTGAATGGTACATATGCGACGACGACAGCAGCAGTACCAGATATTTTGTCATTCAA GGTTCTGAATCGCTGGCTTCTTGGCAAGCAAATCTCCTATTTGAACCTATCCAATTTGAG GGTCTAGATGTGCTTGTACACCGGGGAATCTATGAAGTTGCTAAGGGAATGTATCAACAGATGTTGCCCGAGATCAAAGCTCACTTGGAGTCTCAtggtgactctgcaactctgcgcTTCACTGGCCATTCTCTTGGTGGAAGCCTTGCGCTGCTTCTAAACCTCATGTTAATCATACGTGGAGAAGCACCTGCTTCGTCCTTACTGCCCGTTATAACATTCGGTTCACCATCTATCATGTGTGGAGGTGATTCTTTGCTTCACAAATTGGGTTTGACTAGAAGTCATGTCCAAGCTATAACAATGCATAGAGATATTGTTCCTCGAGCCTTTTCTTGCCACTATCCTGATCATGTTGCTAAGATTCTAAAGGCGGTGAACCACAACTTCCGCAGGCATCCATGTCTAATGAAACAG AAACTGTTGTATGCTCCTATGGGAAGACTATTGATCTTACAACCTGAAGATGAGTTTTCACCGCACCATCACCTTCTTCCACCAGGCAGTGGTCTCTACATCTTTGGCAATTCATCAACGGATTCAGATGACTCTGAAAGGCTACTGCAGGCTGCACGGTCAGCGTTCATCAACTCTCCCCATCCTCTCGAGATTCTCAGTGATCGCACCGCATATGGCTCTGAAGGGGCGGTGTCTAGAGACCATGACATGCGTTCCTACTTGACGTCTGTCCGTGCGGTGATCCACCATGAATTAATCCTTATCAGAAAGGTGAAGAGGGAGCGATGCCGCCGCAAGGTCTGGTGGCCTCTTTTGATCGCAGTGGGTTCCGACACCACTAAACGGCATTCCGGCTTTAGCAGCTTTTTCCTAGGGGAAAGGAATCAATGA